A single Pseudomonas brassicacearum DNA region contains:
- a CDS encoding beta-ketoacyl-[acyl-carrier-protein] synthase family protein, which yields MTAYLNALGVICALGRNKHEVARNLFAGDCSGVRIKDGWVAERALPVAAVPGELAPIPPTLLAHRSRNNQLLLEAGLQIRAEIDQAIEAYGRARIGIVLGTSTSGIDEASQGIAHYLREQRFPDGYDYQQQELSAPANFLSEWLGLSGPSYVISTACTSSARALMSARRLLDLGLCDAVLCGGVDSLCKLTLNGFSALEAVSNERCNPFSVNRSGINIGEAAVLFLMSKTPGEGTPIALLGDGASSDAHHISAPEPSGRGARQAMEKALRCAGLEASQIDYLNLHGTATQHNDAMESQAVAGLFPAGVPCSSTKPMTGHTLGAAGALEAAFCWLALSTENTALALPPHAWDGKADPALPALDWVTAGTRLNPATPRRLMSNSFAFGGNNVSLIIGDAP from the coding sequence ATGACCGCCTATTTGAATGCCCTCGGGGTGATTTGCGCCCTCGGCCGCAACAAACATGAGGTGGCACGCAACCTGTTTGCCGGCGACTGCTCGGGCGTGCGTATCAAGGACGGCTGGGTGGCCGAACGTGCATTGCCGGTTGCCGCAGTGCCGGGTGAACTCGCCCCCATTCCCCCAACCCTGTTGGCGCACCGCAGCCGTAACAATCAACTGCTGCTGGAAGCCGGGTTGCAGATTCGCGCCGAGATCGACCAGGCCATCGAGGCCTACGGTCGCGCCCGCATCGGCATCGTGTTGGGCACCAGCACTTCGGGGATCGATGAAGCCAGCCAGGGCATTGCCCATTACCTGCGCGAGCAGCGCTTCCCCGATGGCTACGACTACCAGCAACAGGAACTCAGTGCGCCGGCCAATTTTCTTTCCGAATGGCTCGGCCTGAGCGGCCCGTCGTACGTGATTTCCACGGCCTGCACCTCCAGCGCCCGCGCCTTGATGAGCGCCCGGCGCCTGCTGGACCTGGGCCTGTGCGATGCCGTGCTGTGCGGTGGCGTGGACAGCCTGTGCAAACTGACCCTCAACGGTTTTTCCGCACTGGAAGCGGTGTCGAACGAACGCTGCAATCCGTTTTCGGTGAACCGCAGCGGCATCAACATTGGCGAAGCAGCGGTGCTGTTTCTCATGAGCAAGACGCCAGGCGAAGGCACACCGATTGCCTTGCTCGGCGACGGCGCCAGTTCCGATGCCCACCATATTTCCGCACCTGAACCCAGCGGTCGCGGCGCCCGCCAGGCCATGGAAAAAGCCCTGCGCTGCGCCGGCCTCGAGGCCAGCCAGATCGACTACCTGAACCTGCACGGCACCGCCACGCAACACAATGACGCCATGGAAAGCCAGGCAGTGGCCGGGCTGTTTCCGGCGGGCGTGCCCTGCTCGTCCACCAAGCCCATGACCGGCCATACCCTCGGCGCGGCAGGGGCATTGGAAGCAGCATTCTGCTGGCTGGCCCTGAGCACCGAAAACACCGCCCTGGCCTTGCCGCCGCATGCCTGGGACGGCAAGGCCGATCCGGCCCTGCCGGCACTGGACTGGGTCACCGCCGGCACCCGCCTGAACCCGGCCACCCCACGCCGCCTGATGAGCAATTCATTTGCATTCGGCGGCAACAACGTCAGCCTGATTATCGGAGACGCCCCATGA
- a CDS encoding NAD(P)/FAD-dependent oxidoreductase, with protein MPVTETEYRQVVIIGAGPSGAIAAALLKRKGHDVLVIERQHFPRFSIGESLLSHCLDFVEEAGMLEAVNAAGFQRKNGAAFAWGERYSAFDFGDTFSNGKPTTFQVQRADFDKLLADQAALQGVEIRYGQAIASADFSLAKPQLGVLREDGSEYRVEADFVLDASGYGRVLPRLLDLEAPSNFPVRQAVFTHIEDRIDAPAFDREKILITTHPSKRDVWFWTIPFSGGRCSVGVVAAAEHFAGRTDDLDACLRGFIDETPSLAGVLQNAVWDTPARTIGGYSANVKTLHGQGFALLGNAAEFLDPVFSSGVTIAMRSASMAAAVLHRQLQGESVDWQREFAEPLKRGVDTFRCYVEGWYAGTFQDVIFYTEGSADIRRMISSILAGYAWDSLNPFVSEPKRRLRMLSEICASPAPSQRP; from the coding sequence ATGCCTGTTACTGAAACGGAATATCGCCAGGTCGTCATCATCGGCGCAGGCCCTTCCGGCGCCATCGCCGCCGCGCTGCTCAAGCGCAAGGGCCATGATGTGCTGGTCATCGAGCGCCAGCATTTCCCCCGGTTCTCCATCGGTGAGAGCCTGCTGTCCCATTGCCTGGATTTCGTCGAAGAAGCCGGCATGCTCGAGGCGGTGAATGCCGCCGGGTTCCAGCGCAAGAACGGTGCCGCGTTTGCCTGGGGCGAGCGCTACAGTGCCTTCGATTTTGGCGATACCTTCAGCAACGGCAAGCCTACGACCTTCCAGGTACAACGCGCCGACTTCGACAAGTTGCTGGCCGACCAGGCCGCCCTGCAAGGCGTGGAGATCCGCTACGGCCAAGCGATTGCCAGCGCCGATTTCAGCCTCGCCAAGCCACAACTGGGCGTGCTGCGCGAAGATGGCAGCGAGTACCGGGTCGAGGCCGACTTCGTGCTCGATGCCAGCGGCTATGGCCGGGTCCTGCCGCGCCTGCTGGACCTTGAGGCCCCGTCGAATTTCCCGGTGCGCCAGGCGGTATTCACGCACATCGAAGATCGCATCGACGCACCGGCGTTCGACCGGGAGAAAATCCTGATCACCACCCACCCGAGCAAACGCGACGTGTGGTTCTGGACCATTCCGTTCAGCGGCGGGCGCTGCTCGGTGGGCGTGGTCGCGGCGGCGGAACATTTCGCCGGCCGCACCGACGACCTCGATGCCTGCCTGCGCGGTTTCATCGATGAAACCCCAAGCCTGGCCGGCGTGCTGCAAAACGCCGTGTGGGACACCCCGGCGCGGACCATCGGCGGCTACTCGGCCAACGTCAAGACCCTGCACGGCCAAGGCTTCGCCCTGCTGGGCAACGCCGCTGAATTCCTCGACCCGGTGTTCTCCTCCGGCGTGACCATTGCCATGCGCTCGGCGAGCATGGCCGCCGCCGTGCTCCATCGCCAGTTGCAAGGCGAAAGCGTGGACTGGCAACGCGAGTTTGCCGAGCCGCTCAAGCGCGGCGTCGACACCTTCCGCTGCTACGTCGAGGGCTGGTACGCCGGCACCTTCCAGGACGTGATTTTCTACACCGAAGGTTCGGCCGACATCCGGCGCATGATCAGCTCGATCCTGGCCGGCTACGCCTGGGACTCGCTTAACCCGTTCGTCAGCGAACCCAAGCGGCGCCTGCGCATGCTTTCGGAAATCTGCGCGAGCCCGGCGCCGAGTCAGCGACCATGA
- a CDS encoding 3-ketoacyl-ACP reductase FabG2 yields the protein MTESVLVTGSSRGIGRAIALRLAQAGHDIVLHCRSGRAEAETVQAQIQALGRNARVLQFDVADRAACKAILEADVETHGAYYGVVLNAGLTRDGAFPALSEDDWDVVMRTNLDGFYNVLHPVMMPMIRRRAAGRIVCITSVSGLIGNRGQVNYSASKAGLIGAAKALAIELGKRKITVNCVAPGLIDTAMLNENVPVEELMKMIPAQRMGTPEEVAGAVNFLMSAEASYITRQVLAVNGGLC from the coding sequence ATGACTGAATCCGTACTGGTCACCGGCTCCAGCCGTGGTATCGGCCGCGCCATCGCCCTGCGCCTGGCCCAGGCCGGGCACGACATCGTGCTGCACTGCCGCAGCGGCCGCGCCGAGGCCGAGACGGTCCAGGCGCAAATCCAGGCCCTGGGCCGCAATGCCCGAGTGCTGCAATTCGACGTGGCCGACCGTGCCGCGTGCAAGGCCATTCTCGAAGCCGATGTCGAAACCCACGGTGCCTATTACGGCGTGGTGCTCAACGCCGGCCTGACCCGCGATGGTGCCTTCCCGGCCCTGAGCGAAGACGACTGGGATGTGGTGATGCGCACCAACCTCGACGGGTTCTATAACGTGCTGCATCCGGTGATGATGCCGATGATCCGTCGTCGCGCCGCCGGGCGGATCGTCTGTATCACCTCGGTTTCCGGCCTGATCGGCAATCGCGGCCAGGTCAACTACAGCGCCTCGAAGGCCGGTTTGATCGGCGCGGCCAAGGCGTTGGCAATCGAGCTGGGCAAGCGCAAGATCACCGTCAACTGCGTCGCGCCAGGCCTGATCGACACCGCCATGCTCAATGAAAACGTACCCGTGGAAGAACTGATGAAAATGATCCCCGCCCAGCGCATGGGCACCCCGGAAGAAGTGGCCGGCGCGGTGAATTTCCTGATGTCCGCCGAAGCCAGCTACATCACCCGGCAGGTCCTGGCCGTCAACGGAGGCTTGTGCTGA
- a CDS encoding class I SAM-dependent methyltransferase, with amino-acid sequence MSYLSDNYVEETRFGFWFLRSHTWQHHVLRVAINDLCSLFSTPLPTNPVLLDAGCGQGKSFQYLRQVFAPQRLIGVDADPHSLDLSREEATRQDMAVELIGSDCATLAVPDASVDLLFCHQTFHHLVEQEKALAEFYRVLKPGGYLMFAESTEAYIDTWVIRWLFRHPMHVQKSATQYLEMIRSQGLQFEARNVSYPYLWWSRAKDFGLLERFGLRRAKPFGEREETLVNVVARKPIEGAPG; translated from the coding sequence ATGAGCTACCTGAGCGACAACTACGTCGAAGAAACCCGCTTCGGTTTCTGGTTCCTGCGCAGCCACACCTGGCAGCACCATGTATTGCGCGTTGCGATCAACGACCTGTGCAGCCTGTTCAGCACCCCGCTGCCGACCAACCCGGTGCTGCTGGACGCCGGCTGCGGCCAGGGCAAGTCGTTTCAATACCTGCGCCAGGTGTTCGCGCCGCAGCGCCTGATCGGGGTCGACGCCGATCCCCACAGCCTCGACCTGAGCCGGGAGGAAGCCACGCGCCAGGACATGGCCGTGGAACTGATCGGCAGCGACTGCGCGACCTTGGCGGTGCCCGATGCCAGCGTCGACCTGTTGTTCTGCCACCAGACCTTCCATCACCTGGTGGAGCAGGAAAAAGCCCTCGCCGAGTTCTATCGCGTGCTCAAGCCCGGTGGTTACCTGATGTTCGCCGAATCCACCGAGGCCTACATCGATACCTGGGTGATCCGCTGGCTGTTCCGTCACCCCATGCACGTGCAGAAAAGTGCCACCCAGTACCTGGAGATGATCCGCAGCCAAGGCTTGCAATTCGAAGCCCGCAATGTGTCCTATCCGTATCTGTGGTGGAGCCGCGCCAAGGACTTCGGCTTGTTGGAGCGTTTTGGCCTGCGCCGTGCCAAACCGTTCGGCGAGCGAGAGGAAACCCTGGTCAATGTAGTGGCTCGCAAGCCCATCGAAGGGGCCCCCGGATGA
- a CDS encoding beta-ketoacyl-ACP synthase: MKRVVVTGMAGITSIGSDWETIAANFAANRSGIRRMDEWDRFTELNTRLAGPIDDFQVPAHWTRKQLRSMGRVSRLAVASAEQALADAGLLGDASIKDGRMGVSCGSSTGSTDEIKAFGNMLLNSVAEGLNANSYVRMMPHTTAANISIFFGLTGRLIPTSSACTSGSHGIGYAYEAIKFGRLPLMLAGGAEELCPTEAMVFDALYATSLKNDAPQTSPRPYDKDRDGLVIGEGAGILVLEELEHALARGARIHAEIVGFGSNADGQHATRPELLTMRRAMELALEDAGLEPSAIGYVNGHGTATEQGDIAETLATSSLFGEHMPISSQKSFLGHTLGACGALESWFSIEMMNRDLYVHTFNLDEVDPQCGKLDYLRNELRSMSHEYVMNNNFAFGGVNTSLIFRRWH; encoded by the coding sequence ATGAAGCGCGTCGTCGTCACCGGCATGGCCGGCATCACCTCCATAGGCAGCGACTGGGAGACCATCGCCGCCAACTTCGCCGCCAACCGCAGCGGCATCCGGCGCATGGATGAGTGGGACCGTTTCACCGAACTGAACACCCGCCTGGCCGGCCCCATCGACGACTTCCAGGTCCCGGCCCACTGGACCCGCAAGCAACTGCGCAGCATGGGCCGGGTTTCGCGCCTGGCGGTCGCGTCGGCGGAACAGGCCCTGGCCGACGCCGGCCTGCTGGGCGACGCGTCGATCAAGGACGGGCGCATGGGCGTGTCCTGCGGTTCGTCCACCGGCAGCACCGACGAGATCAAGGCGTTCGGCAACATGCTGCTCAACAGCGTGGCCGAAGGGCTGAACGCCAACTCCTATGTGCGGATGATGCCCCACACCACGGCGGCCAACATCAGCATCTTCTTCGGGCTGACCGGGCGCCTGATTCCCACCTCCAGCGCCTGCACCAGCGGCAGCCATGGAATCGGCTATGCCTACGAGGCCATCAAGTTCGGACGCCTGCCGCTGATGCTCGCCGGTGGCGCCGAAGAGCTGTGCCCGACCGAAGCGATGGTGTTCGATGCGCTCTACGCCACCAGCCTGAAAAACGATGCGCCGCAAACCAGCCCGCGTCCCTACGACAAGGACCGCGATGGCCTGGTGATCGGCGAAGGCGCCGGCATCTTGGTACTCGAAGAACTGGAACATGCGTTGGCGCGCGGCGCGCGGATCCATGCCGAGATCGTCGGCTTTGGCAGCAATGCCGACGGCCAGCACGCCACCCGCCCCGAACTGCTCACCATGCGCCGGGCCATGGAACTGGCCCTGGAAGATGCCGGCCTCGAACCTTCGGCCATCGGCTACGTCAACGGCCACGGCACCGCCACCGAACAGGGCGACATTGCCGAAACCCTGGCCACCAGCAGCCTGTTTGGGGAACACATGCCCATCAGCTCGCAGAAAAGCTTCCTCGGTCACACCCTGGGTGCCTGCGGGGCGCTGGAGTCCTGGTTCAGCATCGAAATGATGAACCGCGACCTCTACGTGCACACCTTCAACCTTGATGAGGTTGATCCCCAATGTGGCAAGCTCGATTACCTGCGTAACGAGTTACGGTCGATGAGCCACGAATACGTGATGAACAACAACTTCGCCTTTGGTGGGGTCAACACCTCGCTGATTTTCCGCCGCTGGCACTGA
- a CDS encoding DUF3261 domain-containing protein has protein sequence MIRALLLGCLLLLSACASHAPLPERTPTLALPMQLHIERTMAGQRQDWLLVIQREDAGLRWSMMDPLGIPVARQRLVAGRWQADGLLPPNAEARELFAALLFALTPETELSDNYPAARQQASQRTLDSRWQVRYTQPLDFEMSLLQGPRYRITPLTENAP, from the coding sequence ATGATTCGTGCCCTGCTTCTCGGCTGCCTGTTGCTGCTCAGCGCCTGCGCCAGCCATGCGCCGCTGCCCGAGCGCACGCCAACCCTGGCCTTGCCGATGCAACTGCACATCGAGCGGACAATGGCCGGCCAACGCCAGGACTGGCTGCTGGTGATCCAGCGCGAAGACGCAGGCCTTCGCTGGTCGATGATGGACCCGCTGGGCATTCCCGTGGCCCGCCAGCGCCTGGTCGCTGGCCGGTGGCAGGCTGACGGTCTGCTGCCGCCCAATGCCGAGGCCCGGGAGTTGTTCGCGGCGCTGTTGTTCGCCCTGACTCCTGAAACCGAACTGTCCGACAACTACCCGGCCGCCCGGCAACAGGCGTCGCAACGGACGCTCGATAGTCGCTGGCAGGTGCGCTACACGCAGCCGCTGGATTTTGAAATGAGCCTGCTCCAAGGCCCACGCTACCGCATCACACCGTTGACCGAGAACGCCCCATGA
- a CDS encoding hotdog family protein — translation MIDWPLAELLPHAGDMILIDRILSFDDEQIHTHATVKPGGLFSRDDGALPAWVGIELMAQSVAAFAGCHARQRGDAVALGFLLGTRKFECNVECFPVGVELTIHGVRSLEDDNGMGVFECHIRGPGIHATARLNVFRPPQAAHYLHEPSATGNPS, via the coding sequence ATGATTGACTGGCCGCTCGCCGAACTGCTGCCCCATGCCGGCGACATGATCCTCATCGACCGGATCCTGTCGTTCGATGACGAACAGATCCATACCCACGCCACCGTCAAGCCCGGCGGCTTGTTCAGCCGCGACGACGGCGCGCTGCCGGCCTGGGTCGGCATCGAGCTGATGGCCCAAAGCGTCGCGGCGTTTGCCGGTTGCCATGCACGCCAACGGGGTGATGCCGTGGCGCTGGGCTTTTTGCTCGGCACCCGCAAGTTCGAATGCAACGTCGAGTGTTTTCCCGTGGGCGTCGAACTGACCATCCACGGTGTGCGCTCCCTGGAAGACGACAACGGCATGGGCGTGTTCGAATGCCACATCCGCGGCCCCGGCATCCATGCCACGGCCCGGCTCAACGTATTCCGTCCGCCCCAGGCCGCCCATTACCTTCATGAACCGTCCGCAACAGGAAACCCGTCATGA
- a CDS encoding PAAR domain-containing protein, whose product MHSSLDARYTNEISREALRHLDDLYLEQRHLEGYGEEVAAFVNRQKAFVEAHPPIAIYRVATEGSQTRNGGTIQQVSSSLTFTLDNGWKVRAAQKGDQVVYADGSTARIITGAGENNSNIALVGSRLSNGDEIINTLQKRFLIIVREGVPMAEDFLPALRLAQVHCLHSNAMKEDIQ is encoded by the coding sequence ATGCACTCATCTTTGGACGCCCGCTACACCAACGAAATCTCCCGTGAAGCGCTCCGTCATTTGGATGACTTGTACCTGGAGCAACGCCACCTGGAGGGTTACGGCGAAGAAGTCGCGGCATTCGTTAATCGACAAAAAGCATTCGTCGAAGCTCATCCGCCCATCGCTATTTATCGAGTGGCCACCGAAGGCAGCCAGACGCGTAACGGCGGAACGATCCAGCAGGTGTCATCTTCGTTGACGTTCACCTTGGACAATGGCTGGAAAGTACGCGCCGCGCAGAAAGGCGACCAGGTGGTGTATGCCGATGGCAGCACGGCACGGATCATCACCGGCGCCGGGGAAAACAATAGCAACATCGCACTGGTTGGCAGTCGCTTGAGCAATGGCGACGAAATCATCAATACGCTTCAGAAACGTTTCTTGATCATCGTGCGTGAAGGTGTGCCGATGGCGGAGGATTTCTTGCCTGCGCTTAGGCTGGCGCAGGTTCATTGTTTGCACTCGAATGCGATGAAGGAGGACATCCAATGA